ATGTCATCAAGTTCGACTTCCCAGGTGTTGGATGAAGTGTTGGAGGTGCTGACTGAGATGATTTCGTCATCTATGAATTCTCCGTCCTTGCTGAACTCGAGCCAGACTTTCTCACCGTCAACGTCAACCTGCTTGGCTTCGATAGTGTAGCCCTCGCCGAGATCGAGCTGTTCACCGGTTCTGATGGTGTACTTGTCATCGCTGTCAAGGATCAGCTTTGCGAGCTTGTCAGCACTGGTAGGTTTGAGAGGAATATATTTCTCTGCAAAGAAACCGATCATGCTGTAATTGCCCCATGGCTCATACTCGAAGTCAATTTCATTGATTTCTGTACGGTATGTAAGAGCTTTTTCTCCAATAACGTTATTGTTGGCGCCCGTTCCACCAGATGCAATGGTAAGGGTTTCGGTTGTTACGTTATCGTCAAGGTCATAGTAGAATGCTGCAAAATTAGTTGCATCCATTGAAATTAAACCACCCTCAGCATCAACAATTCCTGAGATGGTAGTACCATTGTACACTGGACCACGGATCTCAACGACATTTGCTGCACTTGCGGCGGAAGCAAATACAGTAAGAATCATGAGGGCAGCCAGTGATAATGCTGCAAATCTCTTCATTTTATTGTTTCCTCCATGTTTGTTAAGATATATCGTATGTAAGAAGAAGTGTCGGGATCGAACACTTAAAGGGTTTCACCATTCTTCACCAAATCAGACTTGTCCATTTCGTCTATTGCCGAAGAGGATTTCATTCCCTCCTTATCCCTCTAAATTGGATTACAAGTGTTCTATAAAATAATTGCATTATTAAATCTTTTGTGGTCTATTTCCTGGGAATTAAAGAAGAAAAGCGCAAAACAACGATACAAATGACGGTAAATGTCGAAAGAACTCGGCCAGAATATTCGTCAAAGGTTAACATAGGAGATTAAGTAGAAACACTTATAAAACACTATGGAAAAAAGATAATACGTTTAATGTGTATAGCTGAATAATTTGAAACAATACTGATTTTAAAAAACCATTCTGTAAAAACGCTCTGATTCGGTGTTACCAATTTTGAAATATTCTTTCAATCACCAAAATATTCTACATTTCGTATGTAAAAGATTCTTTTTAATTATAACCCAGAGTAGAACCTGAATTCTTCGACAACCAGCCCGTATTTTTATTAGATATAAAAGGCATATTAAAGAAAAAAATGGCCTTGGAATCTCTATGCTGGCTTTCTTTTACCATGCCCTGTTACTGAACACACCACCCAGCGGGAAAAGTATCAACCTAAAGTATCAACCTATAAATTGATCTGATAAAAGGCCGGCAAATAACGTGGGCAAGCTGTAGATAAACATCTGAAACAATTCACGTACTTTCCGCACGTACTTCCATTAATTTTATAATAATAAAAGTCGAAGATTGTCCATTTTGCACGATGTACAGTATAATATATAGCCTATTAGAAATTGACGATATAATAAGAGAAATATAAAATAAGAAAAATATATAAAAGAGCAGGATGAAAAGTACCTGAAGAAAAGACGCCATGAAGATATGGCGCTCTGGAATTCATATACAGAAGCCTGTATAAAACTATATTTATACCTGAACAATGCAACATAGGATAAAAAACAACACGGGGTATCAGTTTTGGAATGCCAAGATATTATTGAAAATGTCCTCTGCAGGATAAAAGCCATGAAAGGCGTGGAAGATACATACATTTTAAGTGAAGAAGATAAGGAAAAAATATTTGAGCTCGAGAAAAAAGCCGAAGGGGCAGTTTTGATGGGCATGGGAGTAGGAGATAACAGGGGAATCAAGGAAGTTCTCAAACGCCAGTTAATCATAGCCTTTACAACCAATATGGATTATGTATGGCCTGAAGGACCCAACGTGATTCTCATGCAATACGGGGAAAAAGTGGGTGAGGATATTTATGACCCTGAAAAACTCGAAGAGTGTAAAATGTGCAAGGACATGATGGTGATGGGAAATTTCGTAATTTATAGAAGCGCAGTACCAAAGCCAAAGGATGCAAAAAAGGAGCCTATTACCGTTGTTCTTCCTCCTCAAAAATGTAAAGATTTAGAAGAAATGGGCGGGCTAGCCAATGTCGTACTGGCTTCTCCTTCCACTCCTACCGATGAGTATATCAGGTCTGTGATGGGTCTTAAACCCGCAGTGGGTCAGGGAACTTTTATCATAGGATTTGATATCTGCTGATCAAAATCAGGTAAACGGATTTCAGGTAAACGGAATTTGGACTCACCTGAGTACCCGGAAAATCTTAACACTAAAACAGTTGTGATACAGGTCGACAGGTTCAATTGATCGGTTGACTATGTTCCAATCGATCAATTGACTATATTATACTGTAATTGGTACAGGCACCTGATACAAGTGTTAAAGACTAAACTAGCGGTCACCAATGTAAAAAAGACAGAAATTATTTTTAAGATTCAGTAGCAGGTTTACCAAAACTGGTTAATAGGAAAGATCAAAAGAAGGAATTCGAAGTGTGCGAATCTGGGAGTCATGTAACTTAATCATCAGTCTAAAAGACGAATTTCCAATTACAACTGCTGCCGAAAGAAAGAGCCGGGAACATGACCAGAAAAGACGGAATTTAAAATGAAAGAAGCTGAGTATAACAGGGCCTGCAGGAGTATCCTTGAAAAGGTACTTGCCGGCGAAACAAAAGACGAAGACCAGTTGAACAGAGTAAAAAAAGATGTGAGTAAGCAAAATCATCTTTCCAGCCTGCCAAGAAACGGAGATATAATTATGCAGGGTACACCTGAGGAGCAGGCTGTAATAAAAGAATTCCTCAGGCGAAAACCCGTAAGGACAATTTCAGGAGTCGCAGTAATTGCTGTAATGACTTCTCCTGCCCCATGCCCTCACGGAGTCTGCCTTCCCTGTCCCGGCGGCCCCAATTCGGCATTTAAATCCCCTCAGAGCTACATGGGAAGAGAACCCGCAGCAATGAGAGCTATTCAACATGAGTTTGACCCTTACTCCCAGGTCCAGTCCAGGCTTTCCCAGTTAAAGGAAATAGGCCATGATGTGGAGAAAGTGGAACTGATAATTATGGGAGGCACTTTTTCCGCACGCAGCCTTGACTATCAGGAATGGTTCAGCAAACGCTGTCTGGAAGCAATGAACGATTTCACAGGCACGGAATGGAGGAACAGAGCCTGGAAGATCGGAAAAATCTCTCCGTATATTCCTCTTGAAGAGGTTCAGAAAGCCAACGAAACAGCTGATATCCGCAACGTGGGAATAACCTTCGAGACACGGCCAGATTGGGCAAAAGAGGAGCATGTAGACGAATTCCTCAGGCTGGGCGGGACAAAGGTCGAGCTTGGAGTCCAGAGTGTTTATGATTTTGTTTTAGCCAGGATGCAGAGAGGACACGGAGTTGCGGAAATTGTCAGAGCTAATCGGGTTTTAAGGGACAGTGCATTTAAAGTAGGTTTCCACATGATGCCTCACCTTCCCGGAGCAGATTCCGAACTCGACCTGAGAGGATTTAAAAAACTCTTTGAAGACCCTCGTTTCAGGCCGGATTACCTCAAAATTTATCCTACTCTTGTGACTGAAGGTACACCTCTGTACAGAATGTGGGAAGCCGGAGAATATCACGCACTTTCAGACGAAGAGGCTGCAGAGCTTGTTGCGGACATAAAGGCTGTCCTGCCCAAATGGGTAAGACTCCAGCGCATCCAGAGAGATATTCCTGCCCATCAAATTTATGCAGGCGTCAGAAAAAGTAATCTCAGGCAGCTTGCAGAGGAAAAACTCAGGGAAAAAGGAGGAAAGTGCCGCTGCATACGCTGCAGAGAGGTTGGACATAACAGCCTGAAAGGGAGAAGGATAAGCGAAAAAGATATCGAGCTAACTACGGAAACTTACGAGGCCTGTGACGGTAAAGAGCACTTTATCGCATTTGAAGACCTTTCGGCAGATGTCCTTATAGGTTTTACACGTTTGCGTTTCCCGGCTGCTCCTCACCGCCAGGAACTGCAGAACTCTGCCCTTATAAGAGAACTGCATGTTTACGGCTCGATGGTGCCTGTAGGAAAAGGAGCAAAGCAGAAGGAATGGCAGCACCGCGGGTATGGAAAGGAACTCATTGAGCGCGCTGAAGAAATTGCATCAGAGTCCGGCTACGAAAAACTTGCAATAATCAGCGGAATAGGTGCCAGGGAATACTACCGAAAACTCGGGTACAGTCTTGACGGAGTATACATGTCAAAACCTATGAGGGACTAATGACTAACTAAAAACGACTATTTCCTATTAAAATCTTAAATTAAGTTTTCTAGCCTAATACTTATGAACCATTTTGGGCTCGGAATTCCATTCAGAATTAGCCGCACTCTTAAAAAATCGCTTAAAACTGTTCTTGAGAGACTTTGATATCTATTTTTATCTAATACATTGTAATGATACTGGCAGGAATATCATCTCAAAAACCTGCAGTTTGTCCTCAGTTTTACATTAAAGAGTCGTTCTCATTGACTATTTTCTAACTTCATTTCTCCATTATTTCCGGGCTTATTTTAAAACTAAATTTCTACGAGTTTATAAGAATTTAATTGATTAAAAGCATATTTTTTGAGAATTGTTTTTTGTTTTGGATTTTGAAGGTTAAAAAGATGTGAACACAAAAATATGAAAACTAAATTTTCAAAGATATGTAAAGAGATTAGAACGATAAAAAAGAGTGACATAAAAATACTGCATATTGGTTTTGTTGTTAGGTCCAAAAAGCCAGTTTTAGGTATAAACACTTTAGAGAAAGAAAAAGCTAGATCGTAATAAACAGGACAATAGAGAATTGTCAGTAGAGTTATATTATAACTTCATTTTTATACTAATAAATTTTATTTTAGGAATATAATATCTTCCAGATATAAACAATGTAAAAATATAAATAGTACTGTGTAAATAAAGTAAGTCAACAGAATAATGGCGTTGAATTATAAGTTAAAAGTTTTACATCAATACGTTAAATCAGGCAGAAACAGAAAAGTCTTCACTGCCTAGAATCCAACTTGGATATTAATTTGGGGATTTTAAGGGGAAATTATGTAAAATTTGAAATTATATTGGATATACGTGACTTT
The genomic region above belongs to Methanosarcina horonobensis HB-1 = JCM 15518 and contains:
- a CDS encoding tRNA uridine(34) 5-carboxymethylaminomethyl modification radical SAM/GNAT enzyme Elp3 is translated as MKEAEYNRACRSILEKVLAGETKDEDQLNRVKKDVSKQNHLSSLPRNGDIIMQGTPEEQAVIKEFLRRKPVRTISGVAVIAVMTSPAPCPHGVCLPCPGGPNSAFKSPQSYMGREPAAMRAIQHEFDPYSQVQSRLSQLKEIGHDVEKVELIIMGGTFSARSLDYQEWFSKRCLEAMNDFTGTEWRNRAWKIGKISPYIPLEEVQKANETADIRNVGITFETRPDWAKEEHVDEFLRLGGTKVELGVQSVYDFVLARMQRGHGVAEIVRANRVLRDSAFKVGFHMMPHLPGADSELDLRGFKKLFEDPRFRPDYLKIYPTLVTEGTPLYRMWEAGEYHALSDEEAAELVADIKAVLPKWVRLQRIQRDIPAHQIYAGVRKSNLRQLAEEKLREKGGKCRCIRCREVGHNSLKGRRISEKDIELTTETYEACDGKEHFIAFEDLSADVLIGFTRLRFPAAPHRQELQNSALIRELHVYGSMVPVGKGAKQKEWQHRGYGKELIERAEEIASESGYEKLAIISGIGAREYYRKLGYSLDGVYMSKPMRD